AAGATTTAAATAAAGTAACGACCGTTAATAACAACGATCTTTTATTACTTGATGATGGAGTTGCAAGTAGCAACGCTATTACTTATGAAAATTTTTTGAAAACCACTAAAGACAAAACATTTAAAGGTGAAGGACTCGGCTATTTTAAAGAGATAATTAAATCTACAATCGCTGAAGAACTTGCAGCTGATGAAGAGTTTGTAGAAAAAATTTATGAGAAAGTAATAGACAAACTAATTGGTAATAATTCTAATAAGCTTTCAAGCCTTTTTAGTAAAATTAAATCACGCCTTACAGATAGCATATCATCAGCTACTCTATCTAGATATGATGATCTTTTGATAATGTCTTCTTCAAGTATTCAAAAAACACCTGTTCCTAAACAATTACTAGGAGTGCCATCTGACTTTTCCTTTGGTGGCAGGGTTGCGGGCTCTACAATTTATTGGACTAGCTACGAACAAAAAAGAATAGTTATTGATATGGAAAGTTATAACGATGTGAATCTTATTTTTCATAAAAGTTATGACGATCAAATCATTTATCTTGATATAGAACTTGAGATAAAACATCATTACAATGAGACGAGAAAATTATACCTAAAATATTCAGATGAATCTGAAACAAATTTAGTTTATCGACATAAAAGCTACTCTGATATTGACTCTAGATTTCCAATATATAAAGGATGGTATATGCAAAAAAGATCCTACTTATCAGGAAGTCAAGTCCCATATCTTATGAAATTGTAAACTTTTTAGCAAAAATTGCAATTTTGGTATATAATGTATATACAAATAAAAATTAAAATGAGGGATTAAAAATGGATATTAAAATAACAGAACTTCTTATTAATCTAAATGAAATAAAACTCATAGCCGTAATGATTTTTGTAACAGTCCTGGTTTTAGGGGCACTAATTCTTCTCAAACCTTTACTAAAAGACATATTATCCATAGTAATAGGCAAACTTTTTAAAAATGGAAATGGTAATAATCATATCAAAAAACGGGATTAATTTATGAAATTATCTAAAGATAATGTTGAACTTGGACTTACGTCTTTATCAAACCTTATTGATATATTTTCTAAATTTGAAGATGAATTTGATGAGGCTGCACACAAAGGATTCTTTTTGGTTTATGAGCTGTATTCTCATTACCAATTAATCTATACGGCAAATATGGAAAGACTTGAGAGTGCATTAACCCCTACAATAGCTAAAACACTCGCTCCAATAAATGAGAAAATCAATCAATGTATTGATCTAGTTAACTCTGATGAGAAAAATCTAAAAATATCTAATAAGCTCAAATTCAATCAGGAAGGAAAACCTATCTACAAGGAAGAAACAAATAATGCAAAATAACACTATTGGCTTAGGGCTTAATTTACTATCAAGCTTAACTAACATAGCTAAAACTGATACAAACATAGATCATAACTACATTAATACTTTTAGCAAAGTAATAGATTTTTTCTACAAAACATATATGAGCACACTAAAATCTATGGAAACAGTCGAATCAACAAAAATATTAGAAGAAATACAAGACATATTAAAATACAATATTGAGATAATAGAGGCTATTTCTAATAATAAAAGTAATAAAATTATCTCCTCATTAAAAGCAAAACGCAATAAAATCATGAGAGAATATATTAATATCCTTAAAAGGGATGAAAATGCTTAAACTAGCAAACTACTTGTTACTTACTTTACTACTATGTTGCAATACTATTGCTAGTTTACCAGATGAACCAAAACCACCAATTATTCAAACACTGGGCTCTTTAGCTAAATATGAGACAAAATTATCAGATTATGTTATGTACCTTATAACATTCTTAGCTAAAACAAAAGTAAAAGTTAATGATCCAAATTATCCAGAATATACTTTTCCAGACTTATCAACACTAAGAGACGAACACTCCATAACTTCAATCAAACATAATATCAAAATACTTTTAGAGTACATTCAAAAAACAAAACCCATAGCACAAAAAGTCTATAATCAATATTCCTTAGTTAAAAAT
The Borreliella afzelii genome window above contains:
- a CDS encoding BlyB family putative holin accessory protein, whose product is MKLSKDNVELGLTSLSNLIDIFSKFEDEFDEAAHKGFFLVYELYSHYQLIYTANMERLESALTPTIAKTLAPINEKINQCIDLVNSDEKNLKISNKLKFNQEGKPIYKEETNNAK
- a CDS encoding DUF685 domain-containing protein — encoded protein: MAGEEEKLLIDEEEIVQIKDLNKVTTVNNNDLLLLDDGVASSNAITYENFLKTTKDKTFKGEGLGYFKEIIKSTIAEELAADEEFVEKIYEKVIDKLIGNNSNKLSSLFSKIKSRLTDSISSATLSRYDDLLIMSSSSIQKTPVPKQLLGVPSDFSFGGRVAGSTIYWTSYEQKRIVIDMESYNDVNLIFHKSYDDQIIYLDIELEIKHHYNETRKLYLKYSDESETNLVYRHKSYSDIDSRFPIYKGWYMQKRSYLSGSQVPYLMKL
- a CDS encoding BlyB family putative holin accessory protein, producing MQNNTIGLGLNLLSSLTNIAKTDTNIDHNYINTFSKVIDFFYKTYMSTLKSMETVESTKILEEIQDILKYNIEIIEAISNNKSNKIISSLKAKRNKIMREYINILKRDENA
- a CDS encoding BBA14 family lipoprotein; the protein is MLKLANYLLLTLLLCCNTIASLPDEPKPPIIQTLGSLAKYETKLSDYVMYLITFLAKTKVKVNDPNYPEYTFPDLSTLRDEHSITSIKHNIKILLEYIQKTKPIAQKVYNQYSLVKNVNYK
- a CDS encoding BlyA family holin, translated to MDIKITELLINLNEIKLIAVMIFVTVLVLGALILLKPLLKDILSIVIGKLFKNGNGNNHIKKRD